A DNA window from Boseongicola sp. contains the following coding sequences:
- a CDS encoding succinylglutamate desuccinylase: MAPFVMDELSRHYTNVEYVPVDISKYADGNCGPSFVWSFDSGRSGPHAMICGIMHGNEIAGAAILDRLIEGNVRPTRGKLTYCFGNPTAYGQFDSSAPYNNRSVDADMNRVWGAEIDDDSNQLAEVRRVRALRPIVDTVDYLLDIHTMQGRGRPVALLQGKPAALDFAKSITGIPLVLTGTMHQAERLRLRDYAQFGDPKSKSVAIQLEAGQHWQASAIDEGEQVALEFLECAGVLPKRPRIQESDQKRLKVVEIILPEGGIFEYAKDFENGAYFPQHGTLLGFAGPDRREVRTPVDECYFIMPVHFRLDGGSCGRFAKEIVD; the protein is encoded by the coding sequence ATGGCACCCTTTGTAATGGACGAATTGTCTCGTCACTACACAAATGTTGAATATGTCCCCGTGGACATTTCGAAGTATGCCGACGGCAATTGCGGACCGTCATTTGTCTGGAGCTTCGACAGCGGTCGGTCCGGACCACACGCCATGATATGTGGGATAATGCACGGCAATGAGATTGCCGGAGCAGCTATCCTTGACAGGTTGATCGAAGGCAATGTGCGCCCAACGCGTGGCAAGTTGACTTACTGCTTCGGCAACCCGACCGCGTACGGTCAGTTTGACAGCTCCGCTCCATACAATAATCGCTCTGTGGATGCGGATATGAATCGGGTTTGGGGGGCGGAGATCGACGATGACAGTAACCAACTTGCGGAAGTGCGTCGCGTACGAGCGTTGCGCCCGATCGTGGATACGGTCGACTACCTGTTGGACATTCATACAATGCAGGGGCGCGGCCGTCCTGTAGCACTTTTGCAGGGCAAACCGGCGGCACTCGACTTTGCCAAAAGCATTACCGGCATCCCGCTTGTCCTGACCGGTACGATGCATCAGGCCGAACGACTGCGGTTGCGCGACTATGCTCAATTCGGAGATCCCAAGAGCAAATCCGTCGCGATACAACTCGAAGCAGGACAGCACTGGCAGGCCTCAGCAATTGATGAGGGCGAACAAGTAGCGCTGGAATTCCTTGAGTGTGCTGGCGTTCTCCCCAAACGGCCAAGAATCCAGGAGTCGGACCAAAAACGCTTGAAGGTCGTTGAGATTATTTTGCCTGAGGGCGGTATCTTCGAATACGCAAAGGACTTCGAGAACGGCGCATACTTTCCACAGCACGGTACGTTGCTTGGTTTCGCAGGCCCTGATCGTAGGGAAGTGCGCACTCCGGTTGACGAATGCTACTTCATAATGCCCGTACATTTCCGGCTGGACGGTGGCAGCTGTGGCCGGTTTGCAAAAGAAATAGTCGATTAA
- a CDS encoding GntR family transcriptional regulator, which translates to MADRSNGTNFIDTLRAEFSGLPAGSRVPTIRDVAARYSVSQFSVQRAFEALKEAGLIQSFVGRGSFIAGGDQSHEANGTTKGARVLIVSHSTPSARGTDITSHLEAALLDAGHKPICVSYTYVSDLHDLLGKGGFDVCVLQPRRSILPVEVLALLKSKARQMIVEGRQLELLDVDVIVRNRAKSVAMALRHLRELGHDRIGLVTEQLDAAAGYGEIENLYAQSLASLLNQTEPLILRVNGNSGKNSDAEEIEAVVREELADRANNPSAYIVSGRFEAEEIRAGFSAAGLAIPNDVSIVHLRNHDARSGKGPSLTTVGRRADHVANGIVDIVNWRLANPSEPAGLILDDPTLVKGESSCPIDG; encoded by the coding sequence ATGGCGGATCGCTCGAACGGAACGAACTTCATCGATACCCTGCGCGCGGAGTTCTCAGGACTACCTGCCGGCTCGCGGGTGCCAACCATTCGCGATGTTGCCGCGCGGTACTCGGTCAGTCAGTTTTCTGTGCAGCGCGCATTTGAGGCACTGAAGGAAGCCGGGTTGATCCAAAGCTTCGTAGGGCGTGGTTCATTCATCGCCGGTGGTGATCAATCGCACGAAGCCAATGGGACAACTAAGGGCGCGCGCGTGTTGATCGTTAGTCACTCGACGCCAAGTGCGCGAGGCACCGATATCACATCGCATCTGGAGGCCGCCCTGCTCGATGCCGGGCACAAGCCAATCTGTGTAAGCTACACTTACGTCTCCGATTTGCACGATCTACTTGGCAAGGGCGGATTTGATGTTTGCGTTCTGCAACCGCGCCGTTCGATCCTTCCTGTCGAAGTATTGGCATTGCTAAAGTCCAAGGCGCGCCAGATGATCGTCGAGGGGCGTCAGCTGGAGTTGCTGGACGTCGACGTGATTGTTCGCAACCGAGCAAAAAGCGTCGCTATGGCGCTCCGGCACCTGCGAGAGCTTGGACATGATCGCATTGGCCTCGTGACCGAGCAGCTCGACGCCGCAGCTGGATATGGAGAGATCGAGAACCTCTATGCGCAATCACTCGCATCACTACTCAATCAGACTGAACCGCTAATTTTACGAGTAAACGGCAACTCTGGCAAAAACTCAGACGCCGAAGAAATCGAGGCAGTAGTTAGGGAAGAATTAGCCGACCGTGCCAACAATCCCAGTGCATACATTGTGTCCGGTAGGTTCGAAGCCGAGGAAATCCGCGCCGGATTTTCCGCAGCGGGATTGGCGATTCCGAATGATGTTAGCATCGTTCATCTGCGAAACCATGACGCCCGGTCTGGTAAGGGCCCAAGCTTGACCACTGTCGGGAGGCGGGCCGACCATGTTGCGAACGGAATTGTCGACATTGTTAATTGGCGGCTTGCCAATCCGAGTGAGCCTGCGGGCCTGATTCTTGACGACCCGACATTGGTGAAAGGCGAAAGCTCATGTCCGATCGACGGATGA